A stretch of Papaver somniferum cultivar HN1 unplaced genomic scaffold, ASM357369v1 unplaced-scaffold_148, whole genome shotgun sequence DNA encodes these proteins:
- the LOC113335432 gene encoding WAT1-related protein At1g43650-like: MKSLSIRIISSVESQKPYIAMMFIQFVYAGMALFSKAAIGAGMNPFVFVVYRQAFASLALTPFSFFFQRKKDPRPSFCLLCKIFFASLFGITLSLNLYSVALKNTSATVATATANTIPAITIIIAAFFRMEIITLKHYYGVAKVVGTIICLSGALVVALYKGPAVKLVNCNSSSSFHHHQTSHISNDPSNSSPKAVDSVKGALIMLSANTFWSFWLILQGPLIKLYPAKVHLTSLGCWFSCIQSLIVAIIFERNNPSSWKLGLDINLLSVAYCGINVTGMTYWLQAWCIERKGPVFIAMFSPLALVITIIFSAFIWKEQLHWGSIAGALLLIGGLYSVLWGKNKEELTNTTTEEEIKIDDKTKEANELELIDAERQLKCEQ, from the exons ATGAAGAGCTTATCAATTAGAATAATTTCATCAGTGGAAAGCCAAAAACCATACATAGCAATGATGTTCATACAATTTGTATATGCAGGCATGGCTTTGTTTTCTAAAGCAGCAATTGGTGCAGGAATGAAcccttttgtttttgttgtttataGACAAGCTTTTGCTTCACTTGCCTTGACtccattttctttcttcttccagag GAAAAAAGATCCTCGACCGTCGTTCTGCTTATTATGCAAGATTTTCTTTGCTTCTTTGTTTGG AATTACATTGAGTTTAAATCTGTATTCTGTCGCTCTTAAGAATACCTCAGCAACAGTTGCTACTGCTACCGCCAATACAATTCCTGCCATTACCATCATCATTGCTGCTTTTTTCAG GATGGAAATCATTACTTTAAAGCATTATTATGGAGTGGCAAAGGTGGTTGGGACTATAATATGCTTATCAGGAGCTCTAGTAGTTGCTTTATATAAAGGTCCTGCAGTGAAGTTAGTGAATtgtaattcttcatcatcatttcaTCATCATCAAACCAGTCATATTTCCAATGACCCATCTAACTCATCACCAAAGGCAGTTGATTCAGTTAAAGGAGCACTCATCATGCTTTCTGCAAATACGTTTTGGTCGTTTTGGCTCATCTTACAG GGTCCCCTGATCAAGTTATATCCAGCAAAAGTACATCTGACTTCCTTGGGGTGCTGGTTTAGTTGTATTCAGTCACTAATCGTGGCTATAATCTTTGAGAGGAATAATCCATCTTCATGGAAGCTTGGATTGGACATTAATCTTCTCTCTGTAGCTTACTGT GGTATAAATGTAACTGGAATGACCTACTGGTTGCAAGCTTGGTGTATAGAAAGAAAAGGACCAGTTTTTATAGCAATGTTTTCTCCTTTAGCACTTGTCATTACTATCATCTTCTCTGCCTTCATATGGAAGGAGCAGTTGCATTGGGGAAG TATTGCCGGTGCACTGTTGTTAATAGGAGGCTTATACAGCGTGTTGTGGGGGAAGAACAAAGAAGAACTCACAAATACTACGACTGAGGAAGAGATAAAAATTGATGACAAAACCAAAGAAGCAAATGAACTGGAACTTATTGATGCAGAAAGGCAACTAAAATGCGAACAATAA